ACTTTGACAACCCCGACAGCTCCTCGGCCTTGAATGAGGCGAGTCTGACTGCTCGGGACCTTCCAGCGGGAGGGACCGGCGATTATGGGCTACCCCAATTTGGCGACCGTTTTATCAAGCCTTCCGGTATTCTCGATTTCACCGGAGTTGGGGACCGAGAACCGATATGGATCTTACCGCAATCCGATGTGGGATACACCTGGCCGGGTCTTCGCAATGACCAGACGCCCGGAACCTTTCGTTCTTTTGATCCGGTAGATTCTCGGCTCGATACGTCTGAACCGGACCAGCCGTGGATCACGATCCGACTCATAGACATGAATTATGCTGGCTCGGCTACCAATCCACAATTCTCACTTTGGCAGTTTCAGGGTGATTTTATTCCTTGGATGACAACTGCTGACGGAATCGACGGAACGGATCTCTTTTATTTGGAAGAGAACACCCATAAACACATGAACTGGGGATTCTCTGATTTAGGACTCTACCGCATCGCACTAAAGCCGTCTGCGATACTGGACGGATCGGGGGTTACCGTAGAAGGTGACGTCCAGAATGTATCTTTCGCCATTGGCACAAAGGCAACCTGGTTGGCTACTCACTACTCCGGAGACGATCTCTTTACTGACTCAGTTTCCGGAGACGATTCTGACTCTGATCAAGACGGTATCCGTCTATTGCTGGAATATGCTTTTAACTTAGATCCAGTCGTGGCTGAGGTTGGTTTTCTTGAGCCCTCTGTTGGAACCTCTGGTTTACCTGCAGTCCAACTTATCACCGCCGGAAGCTCTTCAAAGCTCGAAGTCGAATACCTTCGTAGGAAGGCCAGCACTAACCCGCAGATCAGCTACTTCGCAGAGTTCAGCGATGACCTCAGCACGGATGGTTGGATTGAGCAGACCATCGAGTCGGTAACCTCTATCGACGACGACTGGGAACGGGTCACTGTGAGCGACACCCTGGACACTTCCTCCGCCAAGAAACGTTTTGCCCGTGTTCGAGTCGAACTTCAGGACACTATCTCCTACTAGGCCAGCCAATGGCTCACACCACACCAAACAGAAACAAGTAAACCACCAAGAAACATGAAACGAAAACTAACAATCGCCGCAATCGCCGCTTCGGCAGTTGCGACATCGTCGGTTTTGCAAGCCCAGCAAATCTGGACGGCAGGCCACGGTGATATTGGACTCGAGTACGACCCGATCGAAGGTGAACTCGAACCACACTGGCACCTTGGCGAAGACAATGAAACCGTTGTTATCGACGGCATTTCCCAAAATTTCGGGAGTGAAGGCACCGAATTTGAGGCGGACGAACTGATCGCAGAGGGTGATCGGTCCGAGACACGTAACCCGACTTCGGACTGGGACTTTCTCGGAGTAAACTCAGGAGAGACTTTCTGGGTGTTTCCACAGACCGAGGACCCATCCGTCCCCTATATTGGGATCGGAACCGAGGAATTGGATCCCAGTGACTGGGACGGCAACCTAACTCTGACATTGATCGGCTTTTCTGGACCTGGGGCCTTCTCCCTCTACAGCGTGGACGGAATTGGCGTGCCAACCGCGTTGATGGCTACCAGTGATGGAATCGATAGCGGAGACGTTCTCTCTATCGCAGCTGATTCCCACGAGCACTTCAACTGGGGTTTCTCTGCCCTTGGCGACTACGAGCTGACGTTTCAAGCAGAAGGCACCCTCAGCGGTGGCGGAACGGTGACTGGATCTGAAACATTCGGATTCACCGTTGTCCCGGAACCATCCAGCTTTGGCTTCATTCTAGCAGCCGCGGGACTTCTCTGCGCGTTTTCTCGTCGGCGCAGAGGTTAGATTTACGGGATCTGGTTCATCGCCAGAAAGCCCTATCTCAAGACCCTTGCTTGGATTGATTTCAGGCAAGGGTCTTTTCTTTAGTTAGATCGCTAGCCTACCATGCTCGAATACCGAGTAACTCGTCGAATCCGCTTTGACATTCAAAGCGAAACAAGGCCCCATAAGGCGTGGTCATGAAGCCCTTTTATTTTCTCCTCGCAGGTGCCAGTGCGCTCCTCGTAGGTTGCTCCGACGGCGACGAGCAAGCAGGTTTTGCGGGAGGCCCACCTCCTATGCCGGTTCTGGTGGACGAGGCACGACTGGAAACGATTGTGGAGACGGTGGATCTCGTTGGCTCTATCGCCGCCAACGAGCGAGTCGACCTGAGCCCGGAAATCTCTGGCCGAATTCGCTCCATAGAGTTCGAAGAGGGAGACCAAGTCGAGAAAGGGGATCTTCTCATCACAATCGACGACTCCCGCCTCCGCTCACGCCTCAGCGAAGCCCAGGCAACTTTCGATCTGGCTCAGACGAGTTTGGATCGCAGCAAGCAGCTTCTCGAGCGGGACCTCATCCCTCCTCAGGAGCACGACGAGAAAATCGGTGAGTACGACGTTGCGAAAGCCCTTTTGGAGGGAGCACAGGAAGATCTGAACTTCACTCGAATTCATGCCCCTTTCGGCGGAATTTTAGCGGCTCGAGAAATCAGTCCCGGAAGTTACGTTGAGCCCGGAGATATTTTGACCACGCTAGTAGAAATCAATCCTGTTAAAATCGATTTTGATGTTCCGGAACGGTTTTTGAGGCGACTCGCAGCGGGCCAAGTCATTCGTATCGTAGTTCCAGCCTATCCAGACCAATCCTTTGAAGGAGAGGTCTTTTTCGTTTCTCCAGTAATTAACCGCACGTCACGGACAGT
This region of Verrucomicrobiota bacterium genomic DNA includes:
- a CDS encoding efflux RND transporter periplasmic adaptor subunit, with protein sequence MKPFYFLLAGASALLVGCSDGDEQAGFAGGPPPMPVLVDEARLETIVETVDLVGSIAANERVDLSPEISGRIRSIEFEEGDQVEKGDLLITIDDSRLRSRLSEAQATFDLAQTSLDRSKQLLERDLIPPQEHDEKIGEYDVAKALLEGAQEDLNFTRIHAPFGGILAAREISPGSYVEPGDILTTLVEINPVKIDFDVPERFLRRLAAGQVIRIVVPAYPDQSFEGEVFFVSPVINRTSRTVEVKAILPNADGLLKPGMFGNLSLSVETREDSVVISESAVFQRGDLPFVYVVNEQNLTELRPVQIGVRRSGEVEILSGVEAGEQVVAEGVQKVFFPGAPVSPSPLTTKDSEL
- a CDS encoding choice-of-anchor M domain-containing protein, with the protein product MKRKLTIAAIAASAVATSSVLQAQQIWTAGHGDIGLEYDPIEGELEPHWHLGEDNETVVIDGISQNFGSEGTEFEADELIAEGDRSETRNPTSDWDFLGVNSGETFWVFPQTEDPSVPYIGIGTEELDPSDWDGNLTLTLIGFSGPGAFSLYSVDGIGVPTALMATSDGIDSGDVLSIAADSHEHFNWGFSALGDYELTFQAEGTLSGGGTVTGSETFGFTVVPEPSSFGFILAAAGLLCAFSRRRRG